The following are encoded together in the Iodobacter fluviatilis genome:
- a CDS encoding PaaI family thioesterase, with amino-acid sequence MSPPITDFASLFIAVDAVPYAKLLGIQSREENGQPLFFLPFQAHNIGNTILPALHGGVIGGFLENAAILHVMWASEVQSVPKIIDFSIDYLRTGRPEVLYGQCEIIRQGKRVANVLMTAWQDDCSKPVAVARAHFLLA; translated from the coding sequence ATGAGCCCGCCTATTACTGATTTTGCATCGCTTTTTATCGCGGTTGATGCCGTGCCCTATGCCAAATTGCTGGGTATTCAAAGCCGAGAAGAAAATGGCCAGCCGTTGTTTTTCTTGCCATTTCAGGCCCACAATATTGGCAATACGATTTTGCCTGCGCTGCATGGTGGTGTGATTGGGGGCTTTTTAGAAAATGCCGCTATCTTGCACGTAATGTGGGCTTCTGAAGTGCAAAGCGTGCCAAAGATTATTGATTTTTCTATTGATTATTTACGCACAGGGCGGCCTGAAGTGCTCTATGGCCAGTGTGAAATTATTCGCCAAGGTAAGCGCGTCGCTAATGTGTTGATGACGGCTTGGCAGGATGATTGTAGTAAGCCCGTTGCGGTTGCCCGCGCCCATTTTCTACTTGCCTAA